A stretch of the Capsicum annuum cultivar UCD-10X-F1 chromosome 8, UCD10Xv1.1, whole genome shotgun sequence genome encodes the following:
- the LOC107839409 gene encoding uncharacterized protein LOC107839409, translated as MEDVIHTDHTNQEEKHLTSSSSSDLSDQCDELQRLEDAPPFWRNPNKRLSKQLSLCEIPRDIAWEKRRRQFLHQERKKNVIGNNNNSTSQELEDLTDEDLNELKGCIELGFGFNEEEGQRLCNTLPALDLYFAVNRQYLTSPISSPGSKGSVSSPASLNSLGGRSSSFGSPRSDHVDAAWKICSPGDDPQQVKTKLRHWAQAVACSVKQSY; from the exons ATGGAGGATGTTATACATACCGATCACACGAACCAAGAGGAGAAACATCTGACATCATCATCGTCGAGTGATTTATCAGATCAATGCGACGAATTACAACGTTTAGAGGACGCACCGCCCTTTTGGAGGAACCCTAATAAAAGGTTATCGAAGCAACTTTCGCTGTGTGAGATTCCACGTGACATTGCGTGGGAAAAACGACGCCGTCAATTTCTCCATCAAGAGAGGAAAAAGAATGTTATtgggaataataataatagtacctCTCAAGAGCTTGAAGATTTAACAGATGAAGATTTGAATGAGCTTAAAGGTTGCATAGAATTAGGATTTGGATTCAATGAAGAAGAAGGGCAGAGGTTATGTAACACGTTACCCGCGCTTGATCTTTATTTCGCAGTGAATCGGCAGTATTTAACGAGCCCAATATCTTCACCTGGTAGCAAAGGCTCAGTGTCATCTCCAGCTTCCTTGAATTCCCTTGGGGGAAGGTCATCATCGTTTGGGAGTCCTAGGAGTGATcatgttgatgcagcatggaagaTTTGTAGcccag GTGATGATCCTCAACAAGTTAAGACAAAGTTGAGGCATTGGGCGCAGGCAGTGGCTTGTTCCGTCAAGCAGTCTTATTGA